The following proteins are co-located in the Frigidibacter mobilis genome:
- a CDS encoding FMN-binding glutamate synthase family protein: MSLPTRNLRYAPLAAAAVTTPISAVLMLTWSAWIAPVFLVAASLLALGIRDTRQTRHSILRNYPVIGHLRFLIESVGPEFRQYFFESDHDEVPFSREMRGLVYQRAKGVEDKRPFGTVESVYASGFNWLTHSIVPKVITDSDFRVRIGGADCTQPYDASIYNISAMSFGALSANAISALNHGARKGGFAHDTGEGGISRYHREGGGDLIYQVASGYFGCRNEDGSFSPERFAVQARDPQVKMIEVKLSQGAKPGHGGMLPASKISPEIAEARGIPMGVDCISPPAHSAFSTPLEFLAFIARLRELSGGKPVGFKLCIGHRREFMCIVKAMLETGITPDFIVVDGKEGGTGAAPLEFVNHVGMPMLEGLHFVHNTLRGAGLRNRIRIAAAGKIVTAYDIARAMGLGADWCNSARGYMFAIGCIQAQACHTNKCPVGIATQDPRRMSAIDVGDKSDRVARFHRNTLHALGELAGAAGLSHPSGFLPYHFMIRAKDNEFQDGNEVFPDLPDGFLIEGSSHPELQPWLERWGRASAKTFLPALMPKSKFAA; the protein is encoded by the coding sequence ATGAGCCTGCCGACCCGCAACCTGCGCTATGCGCCCCTTGCCGCAGCGGCCGTGACTACACCGATCTCTGCTGTCCTGATGCTCACCTGGTCCGCCTGGATCGCGCCGGTCTTTCTGGTGGCCGCATCACTCCTGGCGCTCGGGATCCGCGACACCCGGCAGACGCGGCATTCCATCCTGCGCAACTACCCGGTCATCGGACATCTGCGTTTCCTGATCGAGAGTGTGGGGCCGGAATTCCGGCAGTATTTCTTCGAATCCGACCATGACGAGGTGCCCTTCAGCCGCGAGATGCGCGGCCTTGTCTATCAGCGCGCCAAAGGTGTTGAAGACAAACGGCCCTTCGGAACCGTGGAATCCGTCTATGCCTCCGGGTTCAACTGGCTGACGCATTCGATCGTCCCCAAGGTCATCACCGATAGCGACTTCCGGGTCCGGATCGGGGGGGCGGATTGCACGCAGCCCTATGACGCCTCGATCTACAACATCTCTGCGATGAGCTTTGGCGCACTGTCCGCGAATGCCATCTCCGCCTTGAACCACGGTGCCAGGAAGGGCGGCTTCGCTCATGATACCGGGGAGGGCGGCATCAGCCGCTATCACCGCGAGGGCGGCGGTGATCTGATCTACCAGGTGGCGTCGGGCTATTTCGGCTGCCGGAACGAGGATGGCAGCTTTTCACCAGAACGTTTCGCCGTGCAGGCGCGCGATCCCCAGGTGAAGATGATCGAGGTCAAGCTGAGCCAGGGCGCCAAGCCCGGGCATGGCGGGATGCTGCCTGCCTCGAAGATCTCGCCCGAGATCGCCGAGGCACGCGGTATCCCGATGGGAGTCGACTGCATCTCGCCGCCGGCGCATTCGGCCTTCTCGACTCCGCTGGAGTTTCTGGCCTTCATCGCGCGGCTGCGCGAGCTGTCGGGTGGCAAGCCCGTCGGGTTCAAGCTCTGCATCGGCCATCGGCGCGAGTTCATGTGCATCGTCAAGGCCATGCTCGAAACCGGGATCACCCCGGACTTCATCGTGGTTGACGGCAAGGAGGGCGGCACCGGCGCCGCGCCGCTGGAATTCGTCAACCATGTCGGGATGCCGATGCTGGAAGGGCTGCATTTCGTGCACAACACCCTGCGCGGCGCCGGCCTGCGCAACCGCATCCGCATCGCTGCGGCCGGCAAGATCGTGACGGCCTATGATATTGCCCGGGCAATGGGGCTGGGGGCGGACTGGTGCAATAGCGCCCGCGGCTACATGTTCGCCATCGGCTGCATCCAGGCACAGGCCTGCCACACCAACAAATGCCCGGTCGGCATCGCCACGCAAGACCCAAGGCGGATGTCGGCGATTGATGTGGGCGACAAGAGTGACCGGGTGGCACGGTTCCATCGCAATACCCTGCACGCGCTTGGCGAACTGGCCGGCGCGGCGGGGCTGTCGCACCCGTCCGGGTTCCTGCCCTACCACTTCATGATCCGCGCCAAGGATAACGAGTTTCAGGACGGCAACGAGGTCTTCCCGGATCTGCCCGACGGGTTCCTGATTGAGGGATCCTCCCACCCGGAACTTCAACCCTGGCTGGAGAGGTGGGGACGCGCCTCTGCCAAGACCTTCCTGCCGGCCCTGATGCCCAAAAGCAAGTTCGCGGCGTAG
- a CDS encoding GntP family permease, giving the protein MAVFLIILALALLIAGAWRGISVLVLAPVLAMLAALASGAPVLAGYTQVFMVAAGGFAVAFFPLFLLGAMFGKVMEASGAAARLASAIAALLGPRNAILAVVIACAVLTYGGVSLFVVAFAAWPLARALFAQTGLPARLIPATIALGAFTFTMTALPGTPSIQNAIPMATFGTTPFAAPGLGLIAAAVMLGLGLGWLQMRVRLLAGDAPPEAPEAPPRPRPLALWVTLVPILSVVVVTLVMSSLVLPALDTSYLSLPAYGATDLARVKGLWSVITALGIALALALILSRPPRVMQVLNRGAESSLLPLFNTASLVGFGAVIATLPGFEAVRVSLEGLSGGDVLISAALSSGALAGITGSASGGMSIALDVLGPSLVAGAGAQGVELSLLHRVIAVATGGLDTLPHNGAVITLLGICGMTHRQAYGDIFVVAVLVPTLACALIIGLGMALGSF; this is encoded by the coding sequence ATGGCTGTTTTCCTGATTATTCTTGCGCTGGCGCTGCTGATTGCGGGAGCATGGCGCGGCATCTCGGTACTGGTACTGGCCCCGGTGCTGGCCATGCTTGCCGCGTTGGCCTCCGGCGCTCCGGTGCTGGCCGGTTACACGCAGGTCTTCATGGTGGCGGCGGGCGGGTTCGCGGTCGCCTTCTTCCCGCTGTTCCTGCTGGGCGCGATGTTCGGCAAGGTGATGGAGGCTTCGGGCGCCGCCGCCCGCCTCGCATCGGCCATCGCCGCGCTGCTTGGCCCGAGGAATGCCATCCTTGCCGTCGTCATCGCCTGCGCGGTGCTGACCTATGGCGGGGTGTCGCTGTTCGTGGTCGCCTTCGCCGCATGGCCGCTGGCGCGGGCGCTGTTCGCGCAGACCGGCCTGCCGGCGCGGTTGATCCCGGCGACCATCGCGCTTGGCGCCTTCACCTTCACGATGACGGCGCTGCCCGGCACTCCCTCGATCCAGAACGCGATTCCGATGGCAACCTTCGGCACCACGCCCTTTGCCGCGCCCGGGCTCGGCCTGATCGCGGCGGCGGTGATGCTGGGGCTGGGGTTGGGCTGGCTGCAGATGCGAGTGCGCCTGCTGGCCGGGGACGCGCCGCCCGAGGCGCCCGAGGCGCCGCCCCGCCCCCGGCCCCTGGCGCTCTGGGTCACGCTGGTGCCAATCCTGTCGGTGGTGGTGGTGACGCTGGTCATGAGCAGTCTGGTGCTGCCCGCGCTCGACACAAGTTATCTGTCGCTGCCCGCCTATGGCGCGACCGATCTGGCGCGGGTGAAGGGGCTGTGGTCGGTCATCACCGCGCTTGGCATCGCGCTGGCACTGGCGTTGATCCTCAGCCGCCCGCCCCGTGTGATGCAGGTGCTGAACCGGGGCGCTGAATCGTCGCTGCTGCCGTTGTTCAACACCGCCAGCCTTGTCGGCTTCGGCGCGGTCATCGCCACGCTGCCGGGATTCGAGGCCGTGCGGGTCAGCCTTGAAGGGCTGTCGGGGGGCGATGTGCTGATCTCGGCGGCGCTGTCATCGGGCGCGCTGGCCGGGATCACCGGCTCTGCCTCGGGCGGCATGTCGATCGCGCTGGATGTGCTTGGCCCGTCGCTGGTGGCCGGGGCCGGCGCGCAGGGGGTGGAGCTGTCGCTGCTGCACCGGGTCATCGCCGTCGCCACCGGGGGGCTGGACACGCTGCCCCATAACGGCGCGGTAATCACGCTTCTGGGCATCTGCGGCATGACCCACCGGCAGGCCTATGGCGATATCTTCGTGGTGGCGGTGCTGGTCCCCACGCTTGCCTGCGCGCTTATCATCGGGCTGGGGATGGCTCTGGGAAGCTTCTGA
- a CDS encoding universal stress protein: protein MKKILLATDFSERSDRALRRATLLARQFGASLALIHVVDDDQPRRIVEAEQEEAARLLRQMAVTLREVDGVECETRVILAPPFAGVATAVAELAPDLLVIGPHRRQILRDVFIGTTAERTIRLAHCPVLMVNAAPVGTYRHVLQTTDLSEGSRDALQRFAALDIAGRARMTLLHVFEAPALRLAFSHAIPKDGQEVYLEDEARKAASELADFVSTAGLADVRQIVRRNATAAQHEILKAAESEAADLIVLSTHGRTGLTKLLIGSVTEHVLRASTVDILAIPPTGDA from the coding sequence ATGAAGAAGATCCTGCTGGCCACCGACTTTTCCGAACGGTCTGACCGGGCCCTGCGGCGCGCGACCCTGCTGGCGCGACAGTTCGGGGCCAGTCTTGCACTGATCCACGTCGTCGATGACGATCAGCCACGGCGGATCGTCGAGGCCGAGCAGGAGGAGGCGGCCCGTCTGCTGCGCCAGATGGCCGTAACGCTGCGCGAGGTCGATGGGGTGGAGTGCGAAACCCGGGTGATCCTGGCCCCGCCCTTCGCCGGCGTGGCGACAGCCGTGGCGGAACTGGCCCCCGATCTTCTGGTGATCGGGCCGCATCGCCGGCAGATTCTGCGGGATGTGTTCATCGGCACCACCGCCGAGCGGACGATCCGGCTGGCGCATTGCCCGGTTCTGATGGTGAATGCGGCTCCGGTCGGCACGTACCGGCATGTCTTGCAGACGACCGACCTGTCAGAGGGCTCGCGCGATGCGCTGCAGCGGTTTGCGGCGCTGGATATTGCGGGGCGGGCGCGCATGACGCTGCTGCACGTTTTTGAGGCGCCTGCGCTGCGACTGGCCTTCAGCCATGCGATACCGAAGGATGGGCAGGAGGTCTATCTCGAGGATGAGGCCCGGAAAGCTGCAAGCGAACTTGCAGACTTCGTGTCCACCGCGGGCCTTGCCGATGTCCGCCAGATCGTGCGCCGCAATGCGACCGCGGCGCAGCACGAGATCCTGAAGGCTGCGGAGTCAGAGGCTGCCGACCTGATCGTGCTGTCCACCCACGGCCGCACCGGCCTGACCAAGCTGCTGATCGGCAGCGTCACCGAACATGTCTTGCGGGCCTCCACCGTCGATATTCTGGCGATCCCGCCGACGGGCGATGCGTGA
- a CDS encoding cation:proton antiporter: MDLIVQSPFTEIAALLVMAAAIGFLGILLRQPLIVSFIAVGLIAGPSALDMVRSDEQISLLSELGIAVLLFLVGIKLDVKLIRSLGAVSLLTGLGQVAFTSIFGFLIGLALGLGAIPSLYVAVALTFSSTIIIVKLLSDKREIDSLHGQIALGFLIVQDLVVVLAMIVLSAIGIGGTEGGHGGGSVPVVLLSGLAMVALVVLFVRYVANPLTERLARAPELLVIFAIAMAAMFAAIGDIAGLGKEVGGLLAGVALASTPYRETIAARLAPLRDFLLLFFFIALGSALDLSLLGAHVTGAVIFSIFVLVGNPLIVLAIMGAMGYRKRTGFLAGLTVAQISEFSLIFVAMGVSLGHVQEDALGLVTMVGLVTIAASTYMITYSHQLYALFEPLLGLFERRGTPREPSEAGAHRNDGPKVIIFGLGRFGTAIGMRLHKRGIKVLGVDFNPLAVRRWRELGLETEFGDATDPEFVAELPLPRAEWIVSTVPIHPTGLSHEDTRTTLIQLSRSSGFRGRIAVASHHQRDTEELFASGADLVLEPFQDAADRAVDLLCGAQAEARTEIPAIVSEEQ; this comes from the coding sequence ATGGACCTGATTGTCCAATCCCCCTTCACCGAGATTGCGGCGCTGCTGGTGATGGCCGCGGCCATCGGCTTCCTCGGCATCCTCCTGCGCCAGCCGCTTATCGTCAGCTTCATCGCGGTGGGGCTGATCGCCGGCCCGTCCGCACTCGATATGGTGCGCTCCGACGAACAGATCAGCCTTCTGTCCGAACTCGGCATCGCCGTGCTGCTGTTCCTTGTCGGCATCAAGCTCGACGTGAAGCTGATCCGCTCGCTTGGGGCGGTCTCACTGCTCACCGGGCTTGGCCAGGTTGCCTTCACCTCGATCTTCGGGTTCCTGATCGGGCTGGCGCTTGGGCTCGGCGCCATCCCCAGCCTTTATGTCGCAGTGGCGCTGACCTTTTCGTCGACGATCATCATCGTGAAGCTGCTGTCCGACAAACGCGAGATCGACAGCCTGCACGGGCAGATCGCGCTTGGTTTCCTGATCGTGCAGGACCTTGTCGTGGTGCTGGCGATGATCGTGCTTTCGGCCATCGGCATCGGCGGCACCGAGGGCGGGCATGGCGGCGGGTCGGTTCCGGTCGTCCTGCTGTCGGGCCTTGCGATGGTCGCGCTGGTCGTCTTGTTCGTGCGCTATGTCGCCAATCCGCTGACCGAACGTCTGGCACGGGCGCCCGAACTGCTGGTAATCTTCGCCATAGCGATGGCGGCGATGTTTGCGGCAATTGGCGACATAGCCGGACTTGGCAAGGAGGTCGGCGGCCTCTTGGCCGGCGTCGCCCTCGCCTCGACGCCCTACCGCGAGACCATCGCGGCGCGCCTTGCCCCGCTGCGCGACTTCCTTCTGCTGTTCTTCTTCATCGCGCTTGGTTCGGCGCTGGACCTGTCGCTTCTGGGCGCCCATGTCACCGGCGCGGTCATCTTTTCCATCTTCGTGCTGGTCGGCAACCCGCTGATCGTCCTGGCGATCATGGGTGCGATGGGCTACCGCAAGCGCACCGGCTTTCTGGCTGGTCTGACGGTCGCGCAGATCAGCGAGTTTTCCCTGATCTTCGTCGCTATGGGCGTGTCGCTCGGCCATGTGCAGGAAGATGCGCTTGGCCTTGTGACAATGGTCGGCCTCGTGACCATCGCCGCCTCCACCTACATGATTACCTATTCGCACCAGCTCTACGCCCTGTTCGAACCGCTTCTGGGTCTGTTCGAGCGCAGGGGCACCCCGCGAGAGCCGTCAGAGGCGGGCGCGCACCGCAATGACGGGCCCAAGGTCATCATCTTCGGCCTGGGGCGCTTCGGTACCGCCATCGGGATGCGCCTGCACAAGCGCGGGATCAAGGTACTGGGGGTAGACTTCAACCCACTGGCGGTGCGGCGCTGGCGCGAGCTTGGCCTCGAGACAGAGTTCGGGGATGCGACAGATCCCGAGTTCGTGGCCGAACTGCCGCTGCCGCGCGCCGAGTGGATCGTCTCGACCGTGCCGATCCATCCCACCGGGCTCAGCCATGAGGATACCCGCACCACGCTGATCCAGCTGAGCCGCAGTTCGGGCTTCCGCGGCCGGATCGCCGTTGCCTCGCATCACCAGCGCGACACCGAAGAGCTGTTCGCTTCTGGCGCCGATCTGGTGCTGGAGCCGTTCCAGGACGCCGCCGACCGCGCCGTCGACCTGCTCTGTGGCGCCCAGGCAGAGGCGCGGACCGAGATCCCCGCGATTGTTTCCGAAGAACAGTAA
- a CDS encoding lytic murein transglycosylase — MSMDRRRFSIGLGTLGLAACTNPGGMGGFTTPAAIPDDLRPVPNAGYDAWVASFRGRAAGQGISEATLAAAFRSAGFVPGAVTRDRNQPETSRTLEDYLSIAVSDERVAKGRAAFARQRPTLAALEARYGVDPAIITAIWGLESFYGERRGDVPVISATSTLAYDGRRGAFFEQQLVAALRILQNGDVTPERMTGSWAGAMGHTQFIPTSYMAYAVDFNGDGRRDIWSDDPTDSLASTAAYLARSGWMPGLRWGAEAADGALQPQPGGPRFTVTGNFRAIKRYNNSDLYAIGVGHLADRIAGGGPLRGSFPPDANGLTKADRIRLQQRLTARGFDTGGADGVLGPKSASAISAYQSSIGQAATGVPSVALLRSLG; from the coding sequence ATGTCGATGGACAGGCGGCGCTTCAGCATTGGGCTCGGGACACTTGGACTGGCGGCATGCACCAACCCCGGCGGCATGGGTGGCTTCACCACGCCCGCGGCCATACCGGACGACCTGCGCCCGGTGCCGAATGCCGGCTACGATGCCTGGGTGGCGTCATTCCGCGGGCGGGCGGCGGGACAGGGGATATCCGAAGCGACCCTTGCCGCGGCCTTCCGCTCTGCCGGCTTCGTGCCCGGCGCAGTGACGCGCGACCGCAACCAGCCCGAAACCTCGCGCACGCTGGAGGATTACCTCTCGATTGCCGTTTCGGACGAGCGGGTGGCCAAGGGCCGCGCCGCCTTTGCCCGCCAGCGCCCGACGCTCGCTGCACTGGAGGCGCGCTATGGCGTCGATCCGGCCATCATCACGGCCATCTGGGGGCTTGAGAGCTTTTATGGCGAGCGGCGGGGCGATGTGCCGGTGATCTCGGCAACCTCGACGCTGGCCTATGACGGGCGCCGCGGGGCGTTCTTCGAGCAGCAACTGGTCGCGGCATTGCGTATCTTGCAAAACGGCGATGTCACGCCCGAACGGATGACCGGCAGCTGGGCCGGGGCGATGGGGCATACCCAGTTCATCCCGACCAGCTATATGGCCTATGCCGTGGACTTCAACGGCGACGGGCGGCGCGACATCTGGTCGGATGATCCTACGGATTCGCTGGCCTCGACCGCCGCCTATCTGGCGCGCAGTGGCTGGATGCCGGGCCTGCGCTGGGGCGCCGAGGCGGCGGACGGTGCGCTGCAGCCGCAGCCGGGCGGGCCACGCTTTACCGTTACCGGCAACTTCCGGGCGATCAAGCGCTACAACAACTCCGATCTTTACGCGATCGGCGTGGGCCACCTTGCCGACCGCATCGCCGGCGGCGGGCCGCTGCGCGGCAGTTTCCCGCCCGATGCCAATGGTCTGACCAAGGCCGACCGTATCCGCTTGCAGCAGCGCCTGACCGCGCGCGGGTTCGATACCGGCGGCGCAGACGGCGTGCTTGGCCCCAAAAGCGCCAGCGCGATCAGCGCCTATCAGTCCAGCATCGGCCAAGCTGCGACCGGCGTGCCCTCGGTCGCCTTGCTGCGCAGCCTGGGATAG
- a CDS encoding DeoR/GlpR family DNA-binding transcription regulator has product MEIEDKKSLRHRLLMEQIVAQRYISLDEVSRRFSVTTQTARRDIMELEKQGKLRRLHGGAMIANSIEPGELRSRRIRNAQAKERIGVCVAGLIDDGASVFLDTGSTCEAIARALVCRKNLRVVSYSLRIAAYLSEVTDFIIAVPGGFVRHVDGGVFQEKTPSFISGFKFDTAIVSVSGVDDEGDLCDDDQGEVEAVRSAMGQAQKVLLAVDSSKFGHRGHVRLGSLGEVDLLVSEAAPPEPIAAAARLGGVSFHRA; this is encoded by the coding sequence ATGGAAATCGAAGACAAGAAGAGTTTGAGGCACCGGCTTTTGATGGAGCAGATCGTGGCACAGCGCTACATCTCGCTCGACGAGGTTTCACGCCGGTTCTCTGTCACCACCCAGACCGCCCGGCGTGACATCATGGAGCTGGAAAAGCAGGGCAAGCTGCGGCGCCTGCATGGCGGGGCGATGATTGCCAACTCCATCGAACCCGGCGAGCTGCGCAGCCGCCGCATCCGCAATGCCCAGGCCAAGGAGCGGATCGGCGTCTGCGTGGCCGGGCTCATCGACGATGGCGCCTCGGTCTTCCTTGACACTGGGTCAACCTGCGAGGCCATCGCCCGGGCGCTCGTCTGCCGCAAGAACCTGCGCGTGGTCAGCTACAGCCTGCGCATCGCCGCCTATCTCAGCGAGGTCACCGATTTCATCATCGCCGTCCCGGGTGGCTTCGTGCGCCATGTCGATGGTGGCGTCTTTCAGGAGAAAACCCCCTCGTTCATCTCGGGATTCAAGTTCGATACGGCCATCGTCTCGGTCTCAGGCGTCGATGACGAGGGCGACTTATGCGACGATGACCAGGGTGAGGTCGAGGCCGTGCGCTCTGCAATGGGGCAGGCGCAGAAGGTGCTTCTGGCGGTGGACAGCAGCAAGTTCGGCCATCGCGGCCATGTGCGGCTTGGCTCGCTCGGCGAGGTTGACCTGCTGGTCTCGGAGGCCGCCCCGCCAGAGCCGATCGCCGCCGCCGCCCGTCTGGGCGGGGTCAGCTTTCATCGGGCCTGA
- a CDS encoding autotransporter domain-containing protein yields MSNPISPKRRTCFRPLSSVRALLLCGAAAVGLLPGLGHAETDGTLRVLTFNTWVDQFRNNLDAIAPLFVNGGYDIIAFQELNSTAYLSGLQQRLRDAGMGEYTYIKQGDTGILTRVPGTLGTNTLGDSVAYVKTAASGGIPETVFGSIHLDYRDTSTTRLNEIAGITTWAKSTNRPVVIVGDFNAADVSERGLHRASQQKLILQNYLQSNNAFYGKLLEQYAVDPAAMTKFIADNKGKRLALADIPDDLFADEMYPVADNIPVSMNKLKRDFILLQTDAERELFAPHELADGKTTWTSVEEDATNTWPSWDRSTIDHFLASRPFGKWWKIVDEAEDEYTGVLDQTDVTSTGKAFSDHELVAHDLAWVGPKLEYYTPAGGAEETRLVWSEEATVFAANDGEFYLTRNNMRSDVYLGQVSDANGKPILDWLTEEEKKTLLDCTSTDARLQSAIADYCIDDHSFIAETLVADGGTVRVDEDAALGNSGATLRLNDGGLAVSGTAMTSLNREVSLEGTGGWLDIRDADATVFALKEISGEGALDKRGDGTLVLEADNTYTGATQISKGLLVVNGSIASSQMVTVGNGAAIGGSGTVGSLTLGSGATLAAGNSIGTLDIDGDLTFAAGSSFEIEVNAEGDSDVVNATGNISIAGGSAFALAAPGNYKPFTDYTVLTAGGTVSGQFDSVTSSLAFLDASLSYSTKDVSLTLARNDTAFDQIAQTANRRATAGGVESLGYGSALYDEVVMLDAATADAAFDDLSGELHAATLTTLAEQGNTLRGVALGQMHAFAGGDKAQFWMQTYGGNSEAEGSDLHQLNSSSFGTLVGVNGMLDNGWTYGAMVGYGQAKARLSGAEGKADTQDVNFGLFGGRAFGAAHVTAGLTWTNSQIDSTRGVAFGGFADTLTADYSANTTQVFAELAYDLQMGSTVLQPYAGIAHITVKTDGTREDGGIAALDISGNDYDATVADLGLRAGTLLAKSGTPVRLSGELGWQHVLDADAAKADMAFAGGSSFGVNGAGLPEDLVRLNLSVAAELTPQTTLQLGYTGSFGDAGEASSLGATLRVKF; encoded by the coding sequence ATGTCCAATCCCATCTCTCCCAAGCGGCGGACCTGTTTCCGCCCGCTCTCCTCGGTGCGCGCCCTGCTGCTGTGCGGCGCTGCCGCCGTCGGCCTGCTGCCCGGCCTCGGCCATGCTGAAACCGATGGCACGCTGCGCGTTCTGACCTTCAACACCTGGGTCGACCAGTTCCGCAATAACCTCGACGCCATCGCGCCGCTGTTCGTCAACGGCGGCTATGACATCATCGCGTTTCAGGAACTGAACAGCACCGCCTATCTCAGCGGCCTGCAGCAGCGGCTGCGCGATGCGGGGATGGGCGAATATACCTATATCAAGCAAGGTGATACCGGCATCCTGACCCGCGTTCCCGGCACGCTGGGCACCAATACTCTTGGCGATTCCGTCGCCTATGTGAAGACTGCTGCCTCTGGTGGCATTCCCGAAACGGTGTTCGGCTCTATCCACCTCGACTACCGCGACACCTCCACCACCCGCCTGAACGAAATCGCCGGGATCACCACCTGGGCGAAATCCACCAACCGCCCGGTTGTGATCGTCGGCGATTTCAATGCCGCCGACGTGTCCGAACGCGGCCTGCACCGCGCCAGTCAGCAGAAGCTGATCCTGCAGAACTACCTGCAATCGAACAATGCGTTCTACGGCAAGCTGCTTGAACAATACGCCGTCGATCCGGCAGCCATGACCAAGTTCATCGCAGACAACAAGGGCAAGCGCCTCGCCCTTGCCGACATCCCCGACGATCTGTTCGCCGACGAAATGTATCCGGTGGCGGACAACATCCCCGTTTCGATGAACAAGCTGAAGCGTGACTTCATCTTGCTGCAGACCGATGCCGAGCGCGAGCTGTTTGCCCCGCACGAACTGGCCGATGGCAAGACCACCTGGACTTCGGTCGAGGAAGACGCCACCAACACCTGGCCCAGCTGGGACCGCAGCACCATCGACCATTTCCTTGCCTCGCGCCCCTTCGGCAAGTGGTGGAAGATCGTCGATGAGGCCGAGGACGAATATACCGGCGTGCTGGACCAGACCGACGTGACCAGCACCGGCAAGGCCTTCTCCGATCACGAGCTGGTTGCGCATGATCTGGCCTGGGTCGGCCCCAAGCTGGAATACTACACTCCTGCCGGAGGCGCCGAGGAAACCCGCCTGGTCTGGAGCGAGGAAGCCACTGTCTTCGCCGCAAATGACGGCGAGTTCTACCTGACGCGCAACAACATGCGGAGCGATGTCTATCTGGGGCAGGTGTCCGACGCGAACGGCAAACCGATCCTGGACTGGCTGACCGAAGAAGAGAAAAAGACGCTGCTGGATTGCACCAGCACCGATGCCCGCCTGCAGTCGGCGATTGCCGACTATTGCATCGACGATCACAGCTTCATCGCCGAAACGCTGGTCGCCGATGGCGGTACCGTGCGGGTTGACGAGGACGCGGCCCTTGGCAATTCGGGTGCGACCCTGCGCCTGAACGACGGCGGGCTTGCCGTTTCCGGCACCGCCATGACCTCGCTGAACCGCGAAGTCAGCCTGGAAGGTACCGGCGGCTGGCTGGATATCCGCGATGCGGATGCCACCGTTTTCGCGCTGAAAGAGATTTCGGGTGAAGGCGCGCTGGACAAGCGCGGCGATGGCACGCTGGTTCTGGAGGCTGACAACACCTACACCGGCGCCACGCAGATCAGCAAAGGCCTGCTGGTCGTCAACGGCTCGATCGCCAGCTCGCAGATGGTCACCGTCGGCAATGGCGCCGCCATCGGCGGTTCGGGCACCGTCGGCTCGCTGACCCTTGGCAGCGGCGCCACCCTGGCCGCGGGCAACAGCATAGGCACCCTCGATATCGACGGCGATCTGACCTTTGCCGCCGGTTCCTCCTTCGAGATCGAAGTCAATGCCGAGGGCGACTCGGATGTGGTGAACGCCACCGGCAACATCTCCATCGCGGGCGGCTCGGCCTTCGCACTGGCGGCGCCGGGCAACTACAAGCCCTTCACCGACTACACCGTGCTGACAGCCGGCGGCACCGTCAGCGGCCAGTTCGACAGCGTCACCTCGTCGCTGGCCTTCCTCGATGCCTCGCTAAGCTACAGTACCAAAGACGTGTCGCTGACGCTGGCGCGGAACGACACCGCCTTCGACCAGATCGCCCAAACCGCCAATCGCCGGGCGACCGCCGGCGGTGTGGAAAGCCTGGGCTATGGCAGCGCCCTCTATGACGAAGTGGTCATGCTTGATGCCGCCACCGCCGATGCCGCCTTCGACGATCTGTCGGGCGAGCTTCATGCCGCGACGCTGACGACGCTGGCCGAGCAGGGCAACACCCTGCGCGGCGTTGCCCTGGGCCAGATGCACGCCTTTGCTGGCGGCGACAAGGCGCAGTTCTGGATGCAGACCTATGGCGGCAATTCGGAGGCCGAAGGCAGCGACCTGCACCAGCTGAACTCCTCTTCCTTCGGTACGCTTGTCGGCGTGAACGGGATGCTGGACAACGGCTGGACCTATGGCGCAATGGTCGGCTACGGCCAGGCCAAGGCCCGGCTCAGCGGTGCGGAGGGCAAGGCCGACACGCAGGATGTGAACTTCGGTCTGTTCGGCGGCCGCGCGTTCGGGGCGGCACATGTCACCGCGGGCCTGACTTGGACCAACAGCCAGATCGACAGCACCCGAGGCGTGGCCTTCGGCGGCTTCGCCGACACGCTGACAGCCGATTACAGCGCCAACACCACCCAGGTCTTCGCTGAACTGGCCTATGACCTGCAGATGGGCAGCACGGTCCTGCAGCCCTATGCCGGCATCGCCCATATCACGGTGAAGACCGACGGCACCCGTGAAGACGGCGGCATCGCGGCGCTGGATATCTCTGGCAACGACTATGACGCGACGGTCGCCGACCTTGGTCTGCGCGCCGGAACCCTGCTGGCCAAATCCGGCACGCCGGTCCGCCTGTCGGGCGAGCTTGGCTGGCAGCATGTTCTGGATGCCGACGCGGCCAAAGCCGACATGGCTTTCGCCGGCGGCAGCTCCTTCGGGGTGAACGGGGCGGGCCTGCCCGAGGACCTGGTCAGGCTGAACCTCTCGGTGGCCGCCGAACTGACCCCGCAGACCACGCTGCAGCTCGGCTATACCGGCAGCTTCGGCGATGCGGGCGAGGCCAGCAGCCTGGGCGCAACGCTGCGCGTGAAGTTCTGA